The genome window GTCAGCTGAGCAAAAGGCGAAGGCTCAGCAACGTATAGAGCAGATCGGTAATGCTAAAAATGCAAGGATCGCAGCCGAAAAAGAGGCAGACGATCAGCAGCAAGGCAAGTCGCCGCTTCATATGTCGCAGTTCACGAAAGTGCTGGCTGAGAAGCTGAATCAGGATGAAACGATTATTTTTGATGAAGCATTAACCAGCTCAGCGGCCGTGAGCCGTTACCTGCCACCGACGCTTGCCAAGCAGTACTTTTTCACAAGAGGCGGTTCCTTAGGCGTTGGTTTTCCGGGTGCGATCGGTGCAAAAATCGCTAATCCTGAAAAGACCGTGATCGGCTTTTCCGGTGACGGCGGCAGCATGTACACCATCCAGACATTATGGTCTGCGGTGCGGCATAATACGGGAGCCAAGTTTGTGGTTTGCAACAATGGTTCTTACAAACTGCTGCAACTCAACATTGACCAATACTGGCAGGAACGCGAAATTCCAAAACACGATCATCCGCTGCCATTTGACCTTTCTTATCCTGCCATCCGGTTTGACATCCTGGCGCAATCCATGGGTGTAGAGGCGGTAAGAGTGGAAAAAGAAGAAGAAATTTTGCCTGCTATCGAAAGAATGCTGGCCGACGATAAGCCCTTTTTGATCGACCTGGTGCTGGAAGGCAGCCACAAGTCGGACTGGGTAAAGACAAACTGTTCACAGTAATACATAAACTCTCCACCATTTCTGAAATGGAACAACCTGGTTTTGACTACATTATAGTGGGTGCCGGAGCCGCAGGCAGCGTTTTAGCCAACCGGCTAAGCGCTGACCCGCAGATTCAGGTGCTGCTTATTGAGGCAGGAAGCAAGGATACGGAGCCTGCGATCCACGACCCGGGCGGCTTTGTAAGTCTATGGGGATCAGATCTCGACTGGAACTTGTCTACTACGGATCAGCCCGGGCTGGGCGGCCGGGCTATTACCATCAACCAGGGCAAAGTGCTAGGTGGCGGAACGGCGATCAATGCCATGATGTATGTTCGCGGCAACCCCGCCAATTTCAATGAATGGGAAGCCATGGGTGCAACAGGATGGGGTTACCAATCTGTTTTGCCTTATTTCAAAAAATCAGAAAACTTTGCAACCGGTGCTTCGGAGTTTCATGCAACAGGCGGTGAACTGAGCATTCGCGAGTGTCCGGACGATGTGATGCGTTCCGATCATTTCCTGATCGGTGCCACGCAGCTGGGTTATGATGGCCCAAACTGGGATTACAATGGTGCACGCCAGGAAAATGGCGCCGGATTGTTGCAATTTCACATTGATAAGAACAACCATCGTGACAGCAGCGCGTCTGCATTTCTGCATAATATTTCAGAAAGAAAGAATCTGACGATCTACACTAATGTGCTCGTTTCCAATGTGCTGATCGATGATAGAAAAGCAATCGGTGTTGAGTTACTTGCCAGCGCGGGGAATACAGAGCAGGTTTTTTGCAGTAAAGAAGTGATCCTTTCTGCGGGCGCATTGCATACGCCGAAAATATTGCTTTTGTCGGGCATAGGACCGGCAAATGAGTTGGAACAAAACGGCATTCCACTGGTTGCTGACCTTCCCGGTGTTGGGAAAAATTTGCAGGATCATTTGCAGCTTCCCATGATTTACCGTTCTAAAATCGCGATGCCAAACACCACGCTGTTGACGGGTAATGCATTGTTCGTTAAAGTAAGAGAAGAAAGCAGCGTCGTAGATCTGCAAATCAATTTTACACCAAGCTTACCCGAACCACTGGCGCCTGTGCTTCCCGACCTGGGCGGACCGGTCTGCATTTTCCTTCCGATCCTGGTGCAGCCTAAAAGTCGTGGAGAGGTGACATTGCGCTCCGCTAATCCGGCAGACAAGCCTGTGGTTAATCCGAATTACCTGGATCAGGAAGCGGATGTGGAAGTGCTTTCCAAGGCCGTTGAACTGGTCAGAAAGCTTGCTAATACTCCTAAATTCCTCGAACTGAACGGCGGGGAGATGGTGCCTGGTGCGGATGCGGACATTGAAGCATTTGTGAGAAGCCAAAGCACCACGATCTGGCATCCGGCAGGAACTTGTAAAATGGGCACCGACGCAATGTCCGTTGTGGACGCAGAACTAAGGGTTCACGGCATTCAAAATCTGCGCGTAGCCGATGCGTCTGTTATGCCTACGGTTACGAGCGGGAATACAGTGGCGGCCTGTTTCATGATTGGTGAAAAGGCAGCCGAAATGATCCTGGCAGCACATCCTGTTGCCGATCTCAAAAAAAGTCTAATCGATTGATTGAATTATAATTAACTTAAAAAATACAACACAATGCTAACGCAGGAAGCAATACAAGCACTGGCTCTTGACTGGTATAAGAAGCTGGATGTCCATGTCCCTATGGTTGAAGTTTTGCCGCTGCTTGCGGATGCCGAACTCGAAATGGTTTTCCCGGAAGCAACCGTTTATGGTTATGCAGGATTTGAAGGCTGGTTTCAGCGCGTGATCCGCATTTTCTTCGACGAAGTGCACACCGTGAAAGTGGTGGAGCCGGTCATTACGGGCAACACGGCTGTGGTGAAGGTGGTGGTGCAATGGGAAGCCAGCGTCTGGAATGCCCCTGAGCCATTCAGCAAGCGCATCAAATGCGATGCTTTCCAAACATGGGAAGTGAAATTGAATGATGCCGGAAATGTGATCATTACCAAATACATCGTCGACGGCCTCGAATATCATGAAGGCTCTGCTACGCTATAAATCAGGTTATTAACCCTTCTCTATTTTTTACAATCATGAAAAACGTTCCGGATACCAAGCTGGGAAAGATGTACAGAGAACACATCCAGCACATCCTAGATAAGAACATTGACGCGCTTTTGGACCAATACACAGATGACGCAACATTGATCAGCAGCTTCTCCAAATCGCCGGTTATCTACAAAGGCCGCGACCAGGTGAACGAGCATATGCAAGGCATTTTGGGGATCGACGGATTGGAAACAGACATTGTGTTCTGGGCCGAAACCGAAAATCCTGAAACATTGATGATCACCGAACAGATCACGATGACAGTAGGAGGCCAGAAAAGCGAAATGCGCTTCGCCGACAGCTGGGTGCTGCAGGACGGAAAAATCGCCATCCATTTTGCCGGAATGGTGCAGCATCCGGACGGAACATTAGCCTAATTAAAACATAACCCATAACACTTTCCTCATGAAACTGGCAGGAAAAAAGATCGGCGTGCTCTTGGAGGCCGATTATTTTGAAAATGAAATATTCTATTACAAATTCCGCTTTCCCGAGGAAGGCGCTGACCTGCATTTTCTGACAAGGTTATGGGGACAGGATAAACTAACATTCCTTGGCCACGAATATCGTGCGCCGATGGACTGCTGGGAATCGTTCGAAAACATGAGCGACGAAGAACTGCGCACTTACGATGCCATCATCGTTCCTTCCGGCATGGTCTCTGACCGGCTGCGTTACACGGAAGACGTAGAAAAAATCCCGCCCGCAACCGAATTCCTGAAACGCGTTTTTGCGGAACCAGGCATTTTGAAAGGCATCATCTGCCACGGATTATGGCTTACTGCACCCGCAACTGAGCTCGTTCGCGGCCGCAAGCTGGTGTGCCACAATAACCTTATCGGCGATGCCAAAGCTTACGGAGCCATTTATACCAATGAAGATGTGGTTATGGACGGCGACCTGATCACCGGACGCTCGGGCGGGCACGCGCATTTGTTTGCGAAAAAGATCATTGAAACATTGTCAGCAGCTAACCAGAATTAACATGAGCGCGACATTTTTTCACCTGGCACTAACCGTTCGGAACCTCGCTAAGTTCGAGGAGTTTTATTCCAAATATTTTGGCTTTCGACGGGCAAGGGTCATCAGTCTGGGCGACGATGCCGAGCTGGTTTTCCTCAAAAACGACGACAACATTTATTTCGAAATCTTCCCGCCCGAAGAAGACCGCCCTTACCCGATGTCCGAAGCCGACGGCCCGCATTATCCCGGATTAAGGCACATTGCATTCTCCGTGGACGACATTGATGCCAAAGTAGAAAGCATGGGCGAAGACGCCGTCATCACCCTAGGCCCGCTCCATTTCGACGACGTAATTGAAGGCTGGAAAACCGTCTGGCTCAAAGATCCGGAAGGGAACATCATAGAAATTACCCAGGGCTATAAGGATCAGGAAGACTTGGTCGCCTAGTTCCCTTCGGCTCCGCTCAGGGTGACAGTGGCCTTGTCCTGTCACCCTGAGCGGAGTCGAAGGGAAGGAGCAAAAACGTAAACCATTCAGTAAACACCTTTACCAACTAACGCATGAATATAAATTTCACTTTTTCAGATACCATTGCAGGGTATATCACGGGATATAATGCAGAGGAACGCTGGTTTACCGTGGAGACATCGGACAAGCGTCCTTTTAAGATCAACCTGATCGCTTCCACCTATGCCCGCGGTGTGCAGAACCTGACAGAAGGCTGGCAGGATCCGGGCGATATCGCTCCGTTTTTGTCTACGAACGGCCAGTACGTTTTCGCTTACGGAACATTTTATCCCAATGCTGGCGCAGATGAAAGCACGTTTGAAGCGCAGCAGCTGATTTTCCCGGGCAAGGAGCCGAAAGCCTATCGCCACGAGGAGCAGAATTACTGGATCACGCAGATCAGCTCGATCGCTTCCAGCTATCTGAAATGGCAATTTGATTATCCAAAGGAGGAGATCAATTACAAAAATTACCGCACAATGCTCCATTTGGGAGGTTCCAAAAAAGGAGATTACTTGCAGGAAACGGACACGATTTCAAGAATGGTTTACGGATTTGCGTCAGCTTATCTGTTAACCGGAAAAGACGAATTCCTGGAAGGTGCTGAGCTTGGAACAGAATATCTGCGCGACCATATGCGCTTTTTTGACCAGGACGATGACCTCGTTTACTGGTATCACGGCTTGAAAGTGGAAGGCCAGAAAGAAACCAAATTGCTGACTTCGGAATTTGGCGACGACCTGGATTCGCTTCCTATGTATGAGCAGATCTACGCATTGGCAGGCCCGACGCAAACTTACCGGATCACCGGCGATCAGCGCATCCGTGATGACATTGACAAGACCATTGATCTTTTTGAAAAATACTTCAAAGACCACGACGGCGAAGGTTATTTCTCACACTTGCACCCGATCACACTGGATGCGCACGAGGAATCTTTGGCACACAATAAAGCCCGCAAAAACTGGAACTCAGTAGGGGACCACGCACCGGCTTACCTGATCAACCTCTGGCTGGCCAGCGGCGAGCAGAAGCATGCAGACTTTTTGGAATATACATTTGACACCATTACCAGGCATTTCCCGGACTACGAAAACAGCCCGTTTGTTCAGGAGAAATTTTTCGAGGATTGGAGCAAAGACCAGACCTGGGGATGGCAGCAAAATCGCGCAGTAGTAGGCCACAACCTTAAAATCGCGTGGAATTTGATCCGTCAGCAATCGCTTACTCCGAAAGAAGAATACCTGGCATTTGCCAAAAAAATTGCTGAACTCATGCCTGCGGCTGGCTCTGATCAGCAGCGTGGTGGCTGGTATGACGTTGTGGAACGCGTGCAGAAAACGGGTGACAAGCACCAGTTTGTATGGCACGACCGCAAAGCATGGTGGCAACAGGAGCAAGCGATCCTTGCTTACCTGATCATGTACGGGGTATTGGGCGATGAAGAATATGAAAAACAAGCGCGTGAGGCGGCTGCATTCTACAATGCATTCTTCCTGGATAATGATGATGGCGGTGTGTATTTCAATGTGTTGGGCAATGGTATGCCGTATCTTTTGGGAACAGAGCGTTTCAAAGGAAGCCACTCAATGAGTGCATATCACAGCACAGAACTATGCTATTTGTCAGCTGTTTATATCAATTTGCTGATCACCAAGCAGCCGACTTATTTCTACTTTAAGCCTTATCCAAACGGCTGGAAGGACAACATTCTGCGTGTTTCACCGGACATTTTGCCTCCTGGAAGCGTGTATATCAGCGAAGTCTTTATTGACGATCAGCCTTACAGCGATTTCGATGCCTACGGACTTACCGTGAAACTTCCTGAAACAGAGGAACGTATCCGCGTAAAAGTACAGATCAGTTCGGCCAAGTAATTTGAACCACATTAAGAAACTATTCAG of Dyadobacter chenhuakuii contains these proteins:
- a CDS encoding GMC family oxidoreductase; translated protein: MEQPGFDYIIVGAGAAGSVLANRLSADPQIQVLLIEAGSKDTEPAIHDPGGFVSLWGSDLDWNLSTTDQPGLGGRAITINQGKVLGGGTAINAMMYVRGNPANFNEWEAMGATGWGYQSVLPYFKKSENFATGASEFHATGGELSIRECPDDVMRSDHFLIGATQLGYDGPNWDYNGARQENGAGLLQFHIDKNNHRDSSASAFLHNISERKNLTIYTNVLVSNVLIDDRKAIGVELLASAGNTEQVFCSKEVILSAGALHTPKILLLSGIGPANELEQNGIPLVADLPGVGKNLQDHLQLPMIYRSKIAMPNTTLLTGNALFVKVREESSVVDLQINFTPSLPEPLAPVLPDLGGPVCIFLPILVQPKSRGEVTLRSANPADKPVVNPNYLDQEADVEVLSKAVELVRKLANTPKFLELNGGEMVPGADADIEAFVRSQSTTIWHPAGTCKMGTDAMSVVDAELRVHGIQNLRVADASVMPTVTSGNTVAACFMIGEKAAEMILAAHPVADLKKSLID
- a CDS encoding AGE family epimerase/isomerase, whose translation is MNINFTFSDTIAGYITGYNAEERWFTVETSDKRPFKINLIASTYARGVQNLTEGWQDPGDIAPFLSTNGQYVFAYGTFYPNAGADESTFEAQQLIFPGKEPKAYRHEEQNYWITQISSIASSYLKWQFDYPKEEINYKNYRTMLHLGGSKKGDYLQETDTISRMVYGFASAYLLTGKDEFLEGAELGTEYLRDHMRFFDQDDDLVYWYHGLKVEGQKETKLLTSEFGDDLDSLPMYEQIYALAGPTQTYRITGDQRIRDDIDKTIDLFEKYFKDHDGEGYFSHLHPITLDAHEESLAHNKARKNWNSVGDHAPAYLINLWLASGEQKHADFLEYTFDTITRHFPDYENSPFVQEKFFEDWSKDQTWGWQQNRAVVGHNLKIAWNLIRQQSLTPKEEYLAFAKKIAELMPAAGSDQQRGGWYDVVERVQKTGDKHQFVWHDRKAWWQQEQAILAYLIMYGVLGDEEYEKQAREAAAFYNAFFLDNDDGGVYFNVLGNGMPYLLGTERFKGSHSMSAYHSTELCYLSAVYINLLITKQPTYFYFKPYPNGWKDNILRVSPDILPPGSVYISEVFIDDQPYSDFDAYGLTVKLPETEERIRVKVQISSAK
- a CDS encoding nuclear transport factor 2 family protein, with product MKNVPDTKLGKMYREHIQHILDKNIDALLDQYTDDATLISSFSKSPVIYKGRDQVNEHMQGILGIDGLETDIVFWAETENPETLMITEQITMTVGGQKSEMRFADSWVLQDGKIAIHFAGMVQHPDGTLA
- a CDS encoding DJ-1/PfpI family protein; protein product: MKLAGKKIGVLLEADYFENEIFYYKFRFPEEGADLHFLTRLWGQDKLTFLGHEYRAPMDCWESFENMSDEELRTYDAIIVPSGMVSDRLRYTEDVEKIPPATEFLKRVFAEPGILKGIICHGLWLTAPATELVRGRKLVCHNNLIGDAKAYGAIYTNEDVVMDGDLITGRSGGHAHLFAKKIIETLSAANQN
- a CDS encoding VOC family protein, with the protein product MSATFFHLALTVRNLAKFEEFYSKYFGFRRARVISLGDDAELVFLKNDDNIYFEIFPPEEDRPYPMSEADGPHYPGLRHIAFSVDDIDAKVESMGEDAVITLGPLHFDDVIEGWKTVWLKDPEGNIIEITQGYKDQEDLVA